Proteins found in one Oenanthe melanoleuca isolate GR-GAL-2019-014 chromosome 24, OMel1.0, whole genome shotgun sequence genomic segment:
- the LOC130262436 gene encoding TLC domain-containing protein 5-like isoform X1, translated as MPVCCPCQARMLFPLPLRAACSLLGWFCLYKWFCRRYRHRNLEWSCRLVTLTHGILATCLSAYIGFIDGPWPLSHPGLPNTTLQVHVLCFSLGYFIFDLCWCVYFQTEGALMLAHHLVSIVGIAASLALGESAADVNAVIFGSEITNPLLQARWFLKELGRYHSLTGDLVDFLFVVLFTGVRIGVGAWLMYCELASPRPRWFIKLGGVLMYAVSWVFMVSICRFARRKSMRKYQAWRRSRELGLKSNGHLKGH; from the exons ATGCCTGTGTGCTGCCCTTGCCAGGCCAGGATGCTGTTCCCGCTGCCCCTGCGTgcagcctgcagcctgctgggctGGTTCTGCCTCTACAAGTGGTTCTGCCGCCGCTACCGGCACCGCAACCTGgagtggagctgcaggctggtCACGCTGACCCACGGCATCCTGGCCACCTGCCTGTCTGCCTACATCGGCTTCATCGACGGCCCCTGGCCCCTGAGCCACCCAG GCTTACCCAACACGACCCTCCAGGTGCACGTGCTGTGCTTTAGCTTGGGCTACTTCATCTTCGACCTGTGCTGGTGCGTGTACTTCCAGACAGAGGGTGCCCTGATGCTGGCCCATCACCTGGTGAGCATCGTGGGCATCGCCGCCTCCCTGGCCCTGGGCGAGTCGGCGGCCGACGTCAACGCCGTGATTTTCGGCAGCGAGATCACCAACCCGCTGCTGCAGGCGCGCTGGTTCCTCAAGGAGCTGGGCCGCTACCACAGCCTGACGGGCGACCTGGTGGATTTCCTCTTCGTGGTGCTGTTCACGGGCGTGCGCATCGGCGTGGGCGCCTGGCTGATGTACTGCGAGCTGGCCTCGCCGCGGCCGCGCTGGTTCATCAAGCTGGGCGGCGTGCTGATGTACGCGGTGTCCTGGGTCTTCATGGTCAGCATCTGCCGCTTCGCCCGCAGGAAGAGCATGAGGAAGTACCAGGCGTGGAGGAGGAGCCGCGAGCTGGGCTTGAAAAGCAACGGGCACCTCAAAGGGCACTGA
- the LOC130262436 gene encoding TLC domain-containing protein 5-like isoform X2, whose translation MLFPLPLRAACSLLGWFCLYKWFCRRYRHRNLEWSCRLVTLTHGILATCLSAYIGFIDGPWPLSHPGLPNTTLQVHVLCFSLGYFIFDLCWCVYFQTEGALMLAHHLVSIVGIAASLALGESAADVNAVIFGSEITNPLLQARWFLKELGRYHSLTGDLVDFLFVVLFTGVRIGVGAWLMYCELASPRPRWFIKLGGVLMYAVSWVFMVSICRFARRKSMRKYQAWRRSRELGLKSNGHLKGH comes from the exons ATGCTGTTCCCGCTGCCCCTGCGTgcagcctgcagcctgctgggctGGTTCTGCCTCTACAAGTGGTTCTGCCGCCGCTACCGGCACCGCAACCTGgagtggagctgcaggctggtCACGCTGACCCACGGCATCCTGGCCACCTGCCTGTCTGCCTACATCGGCTTCATCGACGGCCCCTGGCCCCTGAGCCACCCAG GCTTACCCAACACGACCCTCCAGGTGCACGTGCTGTGCTTTAGCTTGGGCTACTTCATCTTCGACCTGTGCTGGTGCGTGTACTTCCAGACAGAGGGTGCCCTGATGCTGGCCCATCACCTGGTGAGCATCGTGGGCATCGCCGCCTCCCTGGCCCTGGGCGAGTCGGCGGCCGACGTCAACGCCGTGATTTTCGGCAGCGAGATCACCAACCCGCTGCTGCAGGCGCGCTGGTTCCTCAAGGAGCTGGGCCGCTACCACAGCCTGACGGGCGACCTGGTGGATTTCCTCTTCGTGGTGCTGTTCACGGGCGTGCGCATCGGCGTGGGCGCCTGGCTGATGTACTGCGAGCTGGCCTCGCCGCGGCCGCGCTGGTTCATCAAGCTGGGCGGCGTGCTGATGTACGCGGTGTCCTGGGTCTTCATGGTCAGCATCTGCCGCTTCGCCCGCAGGAAGAGCATGAGGAAGTACCAGGCGTGGAGGAGGAGCCGCGAGCTGGGCTTGAAAAGCAACGGGCACCTCAAAGGGCACTGA